A section of the Leptospira kobayashii genome encodes:
- a CDS encoding type II toxin-antitoxin system VapB family antitoxin — MATNLNIDSKLLDEAYSISGLKTKRETVNTALIEFIKKHKQKEIIKFFNTIEYDPKADYKKLRG; from the coding sequence ATGGCCACTAATCTAAACATCGACTCAAAATTACTTGATGAAGCATACTCAATAAGTGGCTTAAAAACCAAAAGGGAAACTGTAAACACAGCGCTTATTGAGTTTATCAAGAAACATAAACAGAAAGAAATTATAAAGTTTTTTAATACAATTGAATACGACCCAAAAGCCGATTATAAAAAACTTCGAGGGTAA
- the vapC gene encoding type II toxin-antitoxin system VapC family toxin codes for MNLLIDTSVWSEALRRKNKSVNSEDTFLFQIIKNEEEIFLTGIILQEILTGIKNQKLFDEINDHLRFFNFINPTNKDHILAAQLRNDLAKKGITVASIDVLIAQMAISNNLTLATYDSDFEKIAANSKLRILNFNQYYIKK; via the coding sequence ATGAATTTACTTATTGATACTTCTGTTTGGTCAGAAGCACTTAGACGCAAAAACAAATCCGTTAATTCCGAGGACACTTTCCTTTTTCAAATAATTAAAAATGAAGAAGAAATTTTCTTAACTGGGATTATCCTACAAGAAATATTAACGGGTATCAAAAATCAGAAACTCTTTGATGAAATCAATGATCATCTTCGGTTCTTTAATTTTATAAATCCTACAAACAAGGATCATATTCTTGCTGCACAATTAAGAAATGATTTAGCAAAAAAAGGAATAACTGTTGCTTCAATTGATGTCTTAATTGCTCAAATGGCCATTTCAAACAATTTAACTCTTGCGACTTATGATTCTGATTTCGAAAAAATTGCTGCAAATTCAAAATTAAGAATCTTAAACTTCAACCAGTATTACATTAAGAAATAA
- a CDS encoding AbrB/MazE/SpoVT family DNA-binding domain-containing protein: MLKKLVQHGNSSALVIEKPILELLNIDLNTTLEVTTDGKSLIIKPANKSILKSLDKINKNHSKTLKKLSQ, from the coding sequence ATGTTAAAAAAACTCGTTCAACACGGAAATAGTTCGGCTCTAGTAATTGAAAAACCTATACTAGAACTACTAAATATTGATCTAAATACAACTCTTGAAGTCACTACTGATGGTAAGTCTCTAATCATTAAACCGGCGAATAAAAGTATTTTAAAATCATTGGACAAAATTAATAAAAACCATTCTAAAACATTGAAAAAACTTTCTCAATGA
- a CDS encoding type II toxin-antitoxin system death-on-curing family toxin: MNQNEIIFLSLEDILIIHSNQIELYGGSAEIRDLGLLQSAISQPLASFDGVNFHDSIFDKAAAYLFHICKNHPFIDGNKRVALATSLVFLDLNGFEVLDPNEILYDLVIAVAEGNIKIEEVSEKLKLLAQFSL; the protein is encoded by the coding sequence ATGAATCAAAATGAAATCATCTTTCTTAGTTTAGAAGATATTTTAATTATTCATTCTAACCAAATTGAGTTATATGGTGGCTCAGCAGAAATTAGAGACCTGGGCTTGCTTCAGTCCGCAATTAGCCAACCATTGGCATCATTTGATGGAGTCAATTTTCACGATTCCATTTTTGATAAGGCCGCAGCCTACCTTTTCCATATTTGTAAAAACCATCCGTTCATTGATGGTAACAAACGCGTAGCTCTTGCCACTTCATTAGTTTTTCTCGATTTAAATGGATTCGAAGTTTTGGATCCTAATGAAATTCTCTATGACCTAGTTATAGCAGTTGCTGAAGGAAATATAAAAATAGAAGAAGTGAGTGAGAAGTTAAAGCTATTAGCACAATTTTCTCTCTGA
- a CDS encoding type II toxin-antitoxin system RelE/ParE family toxin: MIKSFKDKDTEAIWNGSISKKFPKDIQRTARRKMIHIDSAKTLEDLKVPPGNRLHQLANDRNGQHSISINMKYRICFNWNNGSVENVEIVDYH; encoded by the coding sequence GTGATCAAGTCCTTTAAAGACAAAGATACCGAAGCTATCTGGAATGGTTCAATATCTAAGAAATTTCCAAAGGACATACAAAGAACTGCTAGAAGGAAAATGATTCACATTGATAGTGCAAAAACACTAGAAGACCTAAAAGTTCCTCCTGGAAATAGATTGCATCAACTTGCAAACGATCGTAATGGACAGCATTCTATTAGTATTAACATGAAATATAGAATTTGTTTCAATTGGAATAATGGGTCTGTTGAAAACGTCGAAATCGTAGATTATCATTAA
- a CDS encoding HigA family addiction module antitoxin, giving the protein MNKELMNIHPGEILLEDFLRPMELTAYKLAQNTLIDQKRISEIIHGKRAITADTALRFSKFFGNSPEFWLSIQAHYDLEIKQNELKNELRSIKKFSDLKAS; this is encoded by the coding sequence ATGAATAAAGAACTAATGAATATTCATCCTGGCGAAATTCTTTTAGAAGATTTTCTTAGACCCATGGAATTAACTGCATATAAACTTGCTCAAAATACTCTTATTGATCAAAAAAGAATTAGCGAAATTATACATGGAAAAAGAGCAATTACGGCAGATACCGCTTTACGATTCTCTAAATTTTTTGGAAATTCTCCAGAATTCTGGCTCTCTATTCAAGCACATTACGACCTAGAAATTAAGCAAAACGAATTGAAGAATGAATTAAGATCTATTAAGAAATTTTCTGATCTTAAAGCCAGTTAA
- a CDS encoding DUF1801 domain-containing protein, giving the protein MLTSDPKVDTFYSSLTENELLIVRKLKKIIDSFLLFDERISYSVLYYFLNSRVCFIWPASIKPGPKAGVQFGFCNGYLINDKYDISEKENRKQVYCITYHSPKQINESILKEYLSNAIAIDENLYSKKKTK; this is encoded by the coding sequence ATGCTTACGTCTGATCCTAAAGTAGATACGTTCTATTCTTCACTTACAGAAAATGAACTATTAATTGTTCGAAAGCTGAAAAAAATCATAGATTCATTTCTTTTATTCGATGAGCGAATTTCCTACTCCGTCCTATATTATTTCTTGAACAGTAGAGTATGCTTCATTTGGCCTGCATCCATTAAACCAGGACCAAAAGCGGGTGTTCAATTTGGGTTTTGCAACGGTTACTTAATTAATGATAAATACGATATTTCAGAAAAAGAGAATAGAAAACAGGTATATTGTATTACCTACCATTCTCCAAAACAAATTAATGAATCTATACTTAAAGAGTATCTGTCGAATGCCATTGCAATAGACGAAAACTTATATAGTAAAAAGAAAACTAAGTAA
- a CDS encoding DUF4145 domain-containing protein has translation MNKNPNNYNDELIETQVYQDNYFPEHLKTNPKILDSTTIPKIIKELYTETLSLVSKKMFRFAALGLRIIIEEISKHFGAKKFNLQNKIDELHKENKISDSEKNVLETLKNFGDDAAHNNIIQPELILRSGIEIVESLLIKIFVFDEQKENLLNSVTKKD, from the coding sequence TTGAATAAAAATCCCAATAACTACAATGATGAATTAATCGAAACTCAAGTTTACCAAGACAATTATTTTCCTGAACATTTAAAAACTAATCCTAAAATATTGGATTCCACAACTATTCCAAAAATAATTAAAGAACTATATACTGAGACTTTATCATTGGTTTCTAAAAAAATGTTTCGCTTTGCAGCCTTAGGATTGAGAATTATCATAGAAGAGATTTCAAAACATTTTGGAGCAAAAAAATTTAATTTACAAAATAAAATTGATGAGCTTCATAAAGAAAATAAGATTTCCGACTCTGAAAAGAACGTTTTAGAAACACTTAAAAATTTTGGTGATGATGCTGCGCACAACAACATAATTCAGCCGGAGTTAATATTAAGATCAGGCATTGAAATAGTTGAAAGCTTATTAATAAAAATCTTTGTATTTGATGAACAGAAGGAAAATCTGCTGAATTCAGTAACAAAAAAAGATTAA
- a CDS encoding type II toxin-antitoxin system RelE/ParE family toxin, which yields MYEIKRTDELINWFKDLDLDAKKNILVQIEILQEFGPRLGRPHVDTITGSKIKNLKELRINSKNRPFRIFFVFDPKRKAILLIGGNKATDKAFYPKMIKKSETLYKLYLGDIDNG from the coding sequence GTGTATGAGATAAAGAGAACCGACGAACTTATTAATTGGTTCAAAGACCTTGATTTAGATGCAAAAAAGAATATTTTAGTTCAAATAGAAATTTTACAAGAATTTGGTCCTAGGCTTGGAAGACCACATGTCGATACTATCACTGGCTCTAAGATCAAAAACTTAAAAGAATTAAGGATTAATAGCAAAAATAGACCTTTTCGTATTTTCTTTGTTTTTGACCCAAAAAGAAAAGCTATTCTACTCATTGGCGGAAACAAAGCTACTGATAAAGCGTTTTATCCAAAGATGATTAAAAAATCAGAAACTCTTTATAAATTATATCTAGGAGATATTGACAATGGTTAA
- a CDS encoding helix-turn-helix domain-containing protein, with amino-acid sequence MVKNKPKKDLKSFYYDLEAYVPKDIIKDAKTEAQKQILKLKLAELRQKQGIKQTDVEGFSQVSVSRIESRSDIKISTLVDYVHACGMDIEIKAVPRKKKTKDEFLLLKA; translated from the coding sequence ATGGTTAAAAATAAACCTAAGAAAGATTTGAAAAGTTTTTATTATGATCTTGAAGCATATGTTCCTAAAGACATTATAAAAGATGCCAAAACGGAAGCTCAAAAACAAATACTTAAGCTTAAATTAGCCGAATTAAGACAAAAACAAGGTATTAAGCAAACCGATGTTGAAGGTTTTTCTCAAGTAAGCGTTTCTAGGATTGAATCTCGCTCTGATATAAAAATATCTACACTAGTTGATTATGTTCATGCTTGCGGTATGGATATTGAGATCAAAGCTGTTCCAAGAAAGAAGAAAACAAAAGATGAATTCCTTCTATTAAAAGCTTAA